In Cryptomeria japonica chromosome 10, Sugi_1.0, whole genome shotgun sequence, a genomic segment contains:
- the LOC131079191 gene encoding probable E3 ubiquitin-protein ligase ARI8 produces MDGKDDLHHNQGEDEEYTFDKYFCDSDELEDENQVTDFFEQEHHEKKINIYTVVKEEDICQRQEEGMASVCSILSISRDEAVILLLHFGWDFQRVIDEWLVKEEDIRRDLGLFKTRVSEVDPNSVMECGVCGDSFSINGMRGGTCGHYFCIGCWLNWIQEIIDQAGARCLILKCLEPFCKCSLGQEMVLSLLVSCEERYLKMYRQYLVRSYVESKKTIKWCPAPGCEYAVEVGNHGSGSGSYEVTCECCYEFCWNCLEEAHGPVDCEIAKKSMLENNDFGKTENWKLVNTKRCPKCNSAIEKGGGCRHMTCVFPCCFEFCWFCLGNWFDHDAHYACDWYYDS; encoded by the coding sequence ATGGATGGCAAAGACGATCTTCATCATAACCAGGGAGAAGATGAAGAATATACTTTTGATAAATATTTTTGTGATAGTGATGAACTTGAAGATGAAAACCAGGTAACTGATTTCTTTGAGCAGGAGCATCATGAGAAGAAGATAAACATATATACTGTTGTGAAGGAGGAAGATATATGCCAGCGCCAAGAAGAGGGAATGGCAAGTGTTTGCTCCATCCTATCCATCTCTAGAGATGAGGCTGTTATTCTTTTGCTTCACTTTGGGTGGGATTTCCAGAGGGTGATTGATGAGTGGCTTGTGAAGGAGGAGGACATAAGAAGAGATTTAGGGCTATTCAAAACTAGGGTTTCAGAGGTTGATCCAAATTCAGTGATGGAATGTGGTGTTTGCGGTGATAGTTTTAGCATCAATGGAATGAGAGGAGGCACTTGTGGGCATTATTTTTGTATTGGGTGTTGGCTAAACTGGATTCAAGAAATAATAGATCAAGCAGGAGCAAGATGTCTCATACTGAAATGCCTTGAACCATTTTGTAAATGTTCTCTAGGTCAAGAAATGGTGCTTTCTTTATTGGTTTCTTGTGAGGAACGTTATCTAAAAATGTACAGACAGTACCTTGTTAGGTCGTATGTTGAAAGCAAGAAAACAATCAAATGGTGTCCAGCCCCTGGTTGTGAGTATGCTGTTGAAGTGGGTAATCATGGAAGTGGGTCAGGGTCATATGAGGTTACTTGTGAATGCTGTTATGAGTTTTGTTGGAACTGTTTAGAGGAAGCTCATGGTCCAGTAGATTGTGAGATTGCAAAAAAGAGTATGTTGGAGAACAATGATTTTGGGAAAACAGAAAACTGGAAGTTGGTTAACACAAAGCGTTGCCCCAAGTGTAATTCTGCCATTGAGAAAGGTGGAGGTTGCAGGCATATGACTTGTGTATTTCCATGTTGCTTTGAGTTTTGCTGGTTCTGCCTTGGCAATTGGTTCGACCATGATGCTCATTATGCCTGTGATTGGTATTATGATAGTTAA